Proteins encoded within one genomic window of bacterium:
- a CDS encoding four helix bundle protein codes for MTDSKKIKSFEDLIVWQKAGQLAVSIHQLIRTGEMTRDLNFRDQIGRASISVMSNVAEGFERFNPKEFRSFLSIARGSVAEVRSLLHLARNLSYIPEEKADELIKLSGEISRMLAGLKQAVEKKIS; via the coding sequence TCAAAGAAAATAAAGAGCTTTGAAGATCTTATCGTTTGGCAAAAAGCAGGACAATTGGCTGTTTCGATCCACCAGTTGATTCGAACCGGTGAAATGACAAGAGACCTGAACTTCCGGGATCAGATAGGAAGGGCCTCGATTTCAGTGATGTCCAACGTTGCGGAGGGTTTCGAGAGGTTTAACCCGAAAGAGTTCAGGAGTTTCCTGTCCATTGCACGAGGATCAGTAGCTGAAGTGCGTTCCTTACTACATCTTGCTCGGAACCTGTCCTATATCCCTGAAGAAAAGGCTGATGAGCTAATCAAGTTAAGTGGTGAAATCAGCAGGATGCTCGCCGGATTAAAGCAGGCAGTCGAGAAAAAGATCTCCTAG